In a genomic window of Gambusia affinis linkage group LG04, SWU_Gaff_1.0, whole genome shotgun sequence:
- the clrn2 gene encoding clarin-2, with protein sequence MPSLWKRITFSVASALCVGSVALLVVALSTERWVVGRILCKTGVDIVNASSPEMDQFIGDIYYGLFQGGKTKRCGLGNRRSKIYIFPKLVQRLNGGLHMMVILFLLVAVGFALVSLSFCIYNARKFPYQSIKGHKGLYLWNFIAALFGALGVLCFLAAMKHHRLTERVANHGENLFILEVLDDSLDWSFWLGVGSVGTHFVVCGVVAMSRIKLPKPEIKKPEEPTISALDLLY encoded by the exons ATGCCTTCTCTGTGGAAACGAATAACATTCTCGGTGGCCTCGGCGCTGTGTGTCGGCTCGGTGGCCCTCCTGGTAGTGGCCCTGTCCACAGAGCGGTGGGTTGTCGGGCGGATCTTGTGTAAAACCGGGGTGGACATTGTGAACGCGTCCAGTCCGGAGATGGACCAGTTTATAGGGGACATTTACTACGGTTTGTTCCAGGGAGGAAAGACCAAGAGGTGCGGACTCGGGAACAGGCGCTCCAAAATATACA TTTTTCCAAAGCTGGTGCAGAGGCTGAATGGGGGTCTTCACATGATGGTGATTCTCTTCCTGCTGGTGGCAGTTGGCTTCGCCCTGGTCAGCCTGTCCTTCTGCATTTACAACGCACGCAAGTTCCCCTACCAGAGCATCAAAGGGCACAAAGGACTCTATCTATGGAACTTCATTGCTG CTCTTTTTGGTGCCCTGGGGGTCCTTTGTTTCCTGGCAGCCATGAAGCACCACCGTCTGACTGAGCGGGTGGCAAACCATGGAGAGAACCTCTTCAtcctggaggttctggatgACAGCCTGGACTGGTCCTTCTGGCTGGGAGTTGGCAGCGTTGGGACTCACTTCGTCGTTTGTGGAGTGGTCGCCATGAGTCGCATCAAGTTGCCCAAACCGGAGATTAAGAAGCCGGAAGAGCCCACAATCTCTGCCCTGGACCTGCTCTactaa
- the tapt1b gene encoding transmembrane anterior posterior transformation protein 1 homolog — protein sequence MADSLSTGLVEEKETEKEDRERATKAVNADQNKKEDGVTDTRGFHDKNGGTRGQKGNLSDLSLVRFITTELTRGYFLEHNEAKYTERRERVYTCLRIPKELEKLMTFGFFLCLDTFLYVFTLLPLRVILALLRLLTVPCCGLGGSRLLQPAQVCDVLKGFIMVLCYSMMSYVDYSMMYHLIRGQSVIKLYIIYNMLEVADRLFSSFGQDILDALYWTANEPKEKKRAHIGVIPHFLMAVLYVFLHAILIMVQATTLNVAFNSHNKSLLTIMMSNNFVEIKGSVFKKFEKNNLFQMSNSDIKERFTNYILLLIVCLRNMEQFSWNPDHFWVLFPDVVMVITSEVAVDVVKHAFITKFNDISADVYGEYRASLAFDLVSSRQKNAYTDYSDSVSRRMGFIPLPLALLLIRVVTSSVKIQGSLSFMCVLLFYLGMITLKVLNSIVLLGTSCMFVKGAKMEEKLFDPPPSVASSRANSRANRSKNTHTAAPQEPTSDRAGVSLTPGVSPPTEKPEGTSSAIPKSDSDTFLTTPDEDDDNKILNNEMGLEGDGLKHRTPKKDLLEIDRFTICGNRID from the exons ATGGCGGATTCGCTGTCGACAGGTCTGGTAGAGGAGAAGGAAACAGAGAAGGAGGACAGGGAGAGAGCCACCAAGGCCGTTAACGCGGACCAGAATAAAAAGGAAGACGGAGTTACTGACACGCGGGGGTTTCATGATAAAAATGGCGGCACTAGAGGCCAAAAAGGCAACCTGTCAG ATCTGTCTCTGGTCAGATTCATAACCACTGAGCTAACCAGAGGCTACTTTCTGGAACACAACGAGGCCAAATACACGGAGCGCAGAGAGAGGGTCTACACCTGCCTCCGCATCCCCAAGGAGCTGGAGAAG CTGATGACTTTTGGCTTCTTCCTCTGTCTGGATACATTTCTGTACGTGTTCACCCTGCTGCCGCTCCGAGTGATTCTGGCCCTTTTACGACTCTTGACTGTGCCATGCTGCGGCCTCGG CGGCTCCCGTTTGCTGCAGCCTGCCCAGGTGTGCGACGTCCTGAAGGGCTTCATCATGGTGCTGTGCTACTCCATGATGAGCTATGTGGATTACTCCATGATGTACCATCTGATCCGGGGACAGTCCGTCATCAAACTCTACATCATCTACAACATGTTGGAG GTTGCCGATCGCCTCTTCTCGTCGTTTGGCCAAGACATCCTGGATGCTCTGTACTGGACCGCCAACGAGCccaaggagaagaagagagcACACATAGGAGTGATTCCTCACTTCCTCATGGCTGTGCTCTATGTCT TCCTTCATGCCATTCTCATCATGGTTCAGGCTACTACACTGAATGTAGCCTTCAACTCCCATAACAAGTCTCTGCTCACCATAATGATGTCAAACAAT TTTGTGGAAATCAAAGGAAGCGTGTTTAAGAAGTTTGAAAAGAACAACCTGTTCCAGATGTCCAACAGCG ACATAAAGGAGAGGTTCACCAACTACATCCTCCTGCTCATTGTCTGTCTGAGAAACATGGAGCAGTTTTCATGGAATCCCG aCCACTTCTGGGTCCTGTTCCCAGACGTAGTCATGGTGATCACATCAGAGGTGGCGGTGGACGTTGTCAAGCACGCCTTCATCACCAAATTTAATGACATCAGTGCTGAC GTGTACGGAGAATACAGAGCCAGCCTCGCCTTCGACCTCGTCAGCAGCCGACAGAAAAAT gCTTACACCGACTACAGCGACTCTGTATCCAGAAGGATGGGCTTCATTCCACTTCCTTTAGCTCTGCTG cTGATCAGAGTGGTGACGAGCTCAGTGAAGATCCAGGGCTCGCTCTCCTTCAtgtgtgtgctgctgttttatttggg GATGATCACGCTGAAGGTGCTCAACAGCATCGTTCTCCTTGGaacatcctgcatgtttgtCAAAGGCGCCAAGATGGAGGAAAAGCTGTTTGACCCGCCGCCGTCTGTCGCCTCCAGCCGTGCTAACTCCAGAGCCAACCGCAGCAAAAACACTCACACCGCAGCGCCGCAAG AGCCCACGTCAGACAGAGCAGGAGTATCGCTGACACCGGGCGTTTCTCCACCCACAGAGAAACCAGAGGGCACCTCCTCCGCCATCCCAAAGAGCGACTCGGACACATTCCTGACGACGCCAGACGAGGACGACGACAACAAAATTCTAAACAATGAGATGGGACTGGAAGGAGATGGACTGAAACACAGAACGCCCAAAAAAGACTTGCTGGAGATAGACCGATTCACCATCTGTGGGAACCGGATAGACTGA